From a region of the Cognatiyoonia koreensis genome:
- a CDS encoding Gfo/Idh/MocA family protein: MENVKYGLIGCGMMGREHIQNINLLSHGTVSVVYDPLRELAESAATLAGEAHVAESFEEMLAYPDVDAWVIVSPNYLHVSQLRQIVACRPLPILCEKPLYTDPADAPVVEALFKDYPHPVWVAMEYRYMPPVAALISQAEQATGGIKMLTVREHRFPFLPKIGDWNRFNAKTGGTLVEKCCHFFDLMRLILKAEPLRVMATAGQGFNHLEERYNDEAPDIWDHGYVIIDFDNGTRAMLELCMFAEGAEYQEEISAVGPKGKIEAFVPGPGRFWPKLLGDPPVPHLVISPRAPKGPMRSEIPVDPTLLAAGDHNGSTFYQHQRFNAVVRGEGVVEVTVTDGAKAVKMGMAAQESAATGQAVLL, encoded by the coding sequence TTGGAAAACGTCAAGTATGGATTGATCGGATGCGGCATGATGGGTCGCGAGCATATCCAGAATATCAATCTTTTGTCACATGGCACGGTGTCTGTCGTCTATGATCCATTGCGCGAACTGGCCGAGAGTGCTGCGACCCTTGCAGGCGAGGCCCATGTCGCTGAAAGTTTCGAGGAAATGCTGGCTTATCCGGATGTAGATGCCTGGGTCATCGTCAGCCCGAATTATCTGCATGTGTCGCAGCTTCGCCAGATCGTCGCGTGTCGTCCATTGCCGATCCTGTGTGAGAAGCCGCTTTATACCGATCCCGCAGATGCACCTGTTGTTGAGGCATTGTTTAAAGACTATCCGCACCCTGTCTGGGTCGCGATGGAATATCGCTATATGCCACCTGTCGCGGCGCTGATCAGTCAGGCGGAGCAGGCAACCGGCGGCATCAAGATGCTGACCGTGCGTGAACATCGCTTTCCGTTTCTGCCCAAGATCGGGGACTGGAACCGGTTCAATGCCAAAACTGGCGGCACACTGGTCGAGAAGTGCTGTCATTTCTTCGATCTGATGCGTTTGATCCTGAAAGCCGAACCATTGCGGGTGATGGCGACTGCCGGGCAGGGGTTCAATCACCTTGAGGAACGTTACAACGATGAGGCCCCTGATATCTGGGACCACGGCTATGTCATCATTGATTTCGACAATGGCACGCGGGCCATGCTGGAACTGTGCATGTTCGCGGAAGGTGCCGAATATCAGGAAGAGATTTCCGCCGTCGGACCCAAAGGCAAGATCGAGGCTTTTGTACCGGGACCGGGGCGGTTTTGGCCCAAGCTATTGGGTGATCCGCCGGTTCCGCATCTGGTTATCTCACCGCGTGCGCCAAAGGGGCCGATGCGCAGTGAAATTCCCGTTGATCCGACGCTGCTTGCTGCAGGCGATCACAATGGATCGACCTTTTATCAGCACCAGCGGTTCAATGCTGTGGTGCGTGGCGAAGGCGTTGTCGAAGTGACGGTGACTGATGGGGCGAAGGCTGTGAAAATGGGAATGGCCGCACAGGAAAGTGCGGCCACTGGTCAGGCAGTTTTGTTGTAG